One part of the Enterobacter pseudoroggenkampii genome encodes these proteins:
- the amiC gene encoding N-acetylmuramoyl-L-alanine amidase AmiC, with protein sequence MSGSNSAISRRRLLKGAGAMWLLSVSQVGLAATSQVVAVRVWPSSTYTRVTVESNRVLKYKQFALSNPERVVVDLEGVNLNSVLKGMAAQIRGDDPFIKSARVGQFDPQTVRMVFELKQNVKPQLFALAPVATFKERLVMDLYPANATDIQDPLLALLEDYNKGDLERQVPPAQSGPQPGKAGRDRPIVIMLDPGHGGEDSGAVGKYRTREKDVVLQIARRLKALIDKEGNMRAYMTRNEDVFIPLKVRVAKAQKQRADLFVSIHADAFTSRQPSGSSVFALSTKGATSTAARYLADTQNASDLIGGVGKSGDRYVDHTMFDMVQSLTINDSLKFGKAVLGKLGNINKLHKNSVEQAGFAVLKAPDIPSILVETAFISNVEEERKLKTAKFQQEVAESILAGIRAYFSDGATLARRG encoded by the coding sequence ATGTCGGGATCCAATTCAGCAATAAGCCGCCGCCGTTTGTTAAAAGGGGCCGGGGCAATGTGGTTGCTTAGCGTCAGTCAGGTCGGTCTTGCCGCCACCAGCCAGGTCGTGGCGGTGCGCGTCTGGCCATCGTCGACCTATACGCGCGTGACGGTCGAATCCAATCGCGTGCTGAAATATAAGCAATTTGCCCTCAGCAACCCGGAGCGTGTGGTGGTGGATCTCGAAGGCGTTAACCTCAACTCCGTGCTGAAAGGAATGGCGGCGCAGATCCGCGGTGACGATCCGTTTATTAAATCGGCGCGCGTCGGGCAATTTGATCCGCAAACCGTGCGCATGGTGTTTGAACTGAAGCAGAACGTTAAGCCGCAGCTATTTGCCCTGGCGCCTGTTGCGACCTTCAAAGAGCGCCTGGTGATGGATCTCTACCCGGCCAATGCGACGGATATTCAGGATCCGCTTCTTGCCCTGCTGGAGGATTACAACAAGGGCGATTTGGAGCGTCAGGTGCCCCCTGCGCAAAGCGGTCCGCAGCCGGGGAAAGCAGGGCGCGATCGTCCGATTGTGATCATGCTCGATCCAGGCCACGGTGGCGAAGACTCTGGCGCGGTGGGGAAATACCGTACGCGTGAAAAAGACGTGGTGCTGCAAATTGCGCGCCGCCTGAAAGCGTTGATTGATAAAGAAGGCAATATGCGCGCCTATATGACGCGTAATGAGGATGTCTTCATTCCGCTGAAGGTCCGGGTGGCGAAAGCGCAGAAGCAGCGTGCCGATTTGTTCGTGTCGATCCATGCGGATGCGTTTACCAGCCGTCAGCCAAGCGGCTCGTCGGTGTTTGCGCTCTCGACCAAAGGCGCGACCAGTACCGCCGCGAGATACCTTGCGGATACCCAGAACGCCTCTGACTTAATTGGTGGCGTGGGCAAAAGCGGCGATCGCTACGTCGACCACACCATGTTTGATATGGTGCAGTCGCTGACCATTAACGACAGCCTGAAGTTTGGTAAAGCGGTGCTGGGCAAGCTGGGCAACATCAATAAGCTGCATAAAAACAGCGTTGAACAGGCCGGGTTTGCGGTACTCAAGGCGCCGGATATCCCGTCCATTCTGGTAGAAACCGCGTTTATCAGTAACGTGGAAGAGGAGCGTAAGCTCAAGACGGCAAAATTCCAGCAGGAGGTGGCGGAGTCGATTCTGGCAGGGATTCGTGCGTATTTCTCTGACGGGGCGACGCTGGCGCGGCGCGGGTAG